The following proteins are encoded in a genomic region of Prochlorococcus marinus XMU1408:
- the pgl gene encoding 6-phosphogluconolactonase — MTKYVIQVSEDKNSLAFAASDLIAQIIESTLRNKSRAKIALCGGSTPKAAYSLIGKKNLKWSNVDLFLGDERWVDNKSQESNCFLINNSLFQEGNPSLSASFFSVSTVELASPEESAEDYETILKNNFDANLPRFDLILLGLGDDGHTASLFPGSDALFERDSLITVGEGKGLKRITFTSKLLSSADNVIFLISGTAKQTALRRLLDKSESWERTPAKLVAPSSEIIVLADKDAYPSL; from the coding sequence ATGACAAAATACGTAATTCAAGTTTCAGAAGACAAAAACTCTCTAGCTTTTGCTGCCTCTGATTTGATTGCTCAGATTATTGAGTCGACATTGAGAAATAAAAGTAGAGCTAAAATTGCTCTATGTGGAGGATCTACTCCGAAGGCTGCCTATTCTTTGATAGGTAAGAAAAATCTTAAATGGAGTAACGTTGATTTGTTCCTTGGAGATGAAAGATGGGTTGACAATAAATCCCAAGAAAGTAATTGTTTTTTAATAAATAATTCATTATTTCAAGAAGGTAACCCTTCTCTATCTGCATCTTTTTTTAGTGTTTCAACTGTTGAATTAGCCTCTCCAGAGGAAAGTGCTGAAGATTACGAAACAATTTTGAAAAATAATTTCGATGCGAATCTACCAAGATTTGATTTGATTTTATTGGGCTTGGGAGATGATGGGCATACAGCCTCTCTCTTCCCTGGTTCGGATGCATTATTTGAAAGAGATAGCTTAATAACTGTTGGCGAAGGTAAAGGTCTTAAAAGAATTACTTTTACTAGTAAATTGCTGAGTTCAGCAGATAATGTCATCTTCCTAATCAGTGGAACTGCTAAGCAAACGGCTCTTAGACGTCTACTTGATAAATCAGAATCATGGGAGAGAACTCCTGCAAAATTAGTTGCACCAAGTTCTGAAATTATTGTCTTAGCTGACAAGGATGCTTACCCCTCTTTATAA
- a CDS encoding CIA30 family protein yields MIPDSPPTEILVTPLIKGSEFSDWKSLNDTIMGGSSHANCRSSDKGLFLEGNLVEEGGGFVSCRSPIFDKPLDLSKYSGLILDVEGEGRTLKFAIACEKKSLSLSNLLKGDIRWVASIPTKKNGVSRIKIPFNNLEPARRAKPVRLPLRFDPTCINRFQLLHSKFGQPGKMNTGFFEGPIKVLIKSISAYS; encoded by the coding sequence TTGATTCCTGATTCACCACCGACAGAAATTTTAGTAACTCCTCTCATTAAAGGCTCAGAATTTTCAGATTGGAAATCTCTGAATGACACCATTATGGGTGGATCAAGTCATGCAAATTGTCGTTCTTCAGATAAAGGTTTATTTCTGGAGGGTAACTTAGTTGAAGAAGGAGGTGGCTTTGTTAGTTGCCGCTCTCCAATTTTTGATAAGCCTTTAGATCTATCAAAATACTCTGGTTTAATTCTTGACGTTGAAGGAGAAGGGAGAACATTAAAATTTGCGATAGCTTGTGAAAAGAAATCTTTATCACTATCAAATCTTTTAAAGGGCGATATTCGCTGGGTTGCATCAATACCTACAAAAAAAAATGGAGTTAGTAGAATCAAGATACCCTTCAATAATTTAGAACCTGCTCGTCGTGCAAAACCTGTTCGACTACCTCTTAGATTTGATCCCACTTGTATCAATAGATTTCAATTGCTTCATTCGAAATTTGGTCAGCCAGGCAAAATGAACACAGGTTTTTTTGAGGGTCCTATAAAAGTCTTAATTAAGTCAATTAGTGCATACTCCTGA
- a CDS encoding coat protein — MHTPDSKDNLIAEVAKAADLCLKPYVHSVFLENQFDDDNDIDDLMFKIQCRNIDGEREESMDIELEVYKSGNEVNMTISWKSLIDRPILWQGKHAIWMDSSSGVQCEKPSDGKLFESLARRLRTVFKSSLT, encoded by the coding sequence GTGCATACTCCTGATTCAAAAGATAACTTGATAGCTGAAGTCGCCAAGGCAGCAGATCTTTGTTTGAAGCCATATGTGCATTCTGTGTTTTTAGAAAATCAATTTGATGATGACAATGATATTGATGACTTGATGTTTAAAATTCAATGCAGAAATATAGATGGAGAAAGAGAAGAATCTATGGATATTGAACTTGAAGTCTATAAAAGTGGAAATGAGGTGAATATGACTATATCTTGGAAATCTTTAATTGATAGGCCAATATTATGGCAAGGGAAGCATGCTATTTGGATGGATAGCTCTTCTGGTGTGCAATGCGAAAAGCCTTCAGATGGAAAACTTTTTGAGTCCCTAGCTAGAAGACTAAGGACTGTTTTTAAATCTTCATTGACCTGA
- the ilvD gene encoding dihydroxy-acid dehydratase translates to MLRSNAITQGIQRSPNRAMLRAVGFDDNDFNKPIIGIANGHSTITPCNMGLMDLANKAEAALKEAGAMPQTFGTITVSDGISMGTEGMKYSLVSREVIADAIETACNAQSMDGVLAIGGCDKNMPGAMLSMARMNIPSIFVYGGTIKPGKLDGCDLTVVSSFEAVGQLTSGKIDEERLIAVEKNAIPGPGSCGGMFTANTMSAAIETMGFSLPFSSTMAAVDDEKAESAAKSAQVLVKAVKDNIRPLDLLTKEAFENAISVIMAVGGSTNSVLHLLAIARTAGVDLTIDDFERIRQTVPVICDLKPSGKYVTVDLHQAGGIPQVMKLLLDAGMLHGECKTIEGKTIKEVLSDIPSKPKENQDVIRPISSPIYKKGHLAILKGNLAKEGSVAKISGVKTPVLTGPARVFESEEECLTAILDNKVKAGDVVVVRYEGPVGGPGMREMLSPTSAIVGQGLGEKVALITDGRFSGGSYGLVVGHVAPEAAVGGTIGLVEEGDSITVDANKLLIQLNVEDEELAKRKKKWKQPKPRYKTGILGKYSRLVSSSSQGATTDQI, encoded by the coding sequence ATGCTTAGATCAAATGCGATAACTCAGGGCATTCAACGCTCACCAAACAGAGCAATGCTAAGGGCGGTTGGCTTTGATGATAATGATTTTAATAAGCCAATCATTGGAATTGCTAATGGGCACAGCACTATAACCCCATGCAATATGGGATTAATGGATCTTGCTAATAAAGCAGAAGCAGCATTAAAAGAGGCTGGTGCAATGCCTCAAACTTTCGGAACCATCACTGTTAGTGATGGCATATCAATGGGAACAGAAGGGATGAAATATTCATTGGTTTCAAGAGAAGTTATTGCAGATGCAATAGAAACAGCTTGCAATGCTCAAAGCATGGATGGTGTATTGGCAATTGGTGGATGCGATAAAAATATGCCTGGCGCAATGTTATCAATGGCAAGAATGAATATTCCTTCAATTTTTGTATATGGAGGAACAATTAAGCCTGGCAAATTAGACGGTTGTGATTTAACCGTAGTGAGTTCATTTGAGGCCGTTGGCCAATTAACAAGCGGGAAAATCGACGAAGAGCGTCTAATAGCAGTAGAGAAAAATGCTATTCCTGGGCCAGGTAGTTGTGGGGGGATGTTTACTGCGAATACCATGTCTGCGGCAATCGAAACCATGGGTTTTAGTTTGCCATTTAGTTCCACGATGGCTGCCGTAGACGATGAAAAGGCAGAAAGCGCGGCAAAGAGTGCTCAGGTGCTTGTAAAAGCTGTCAAGGACAATATCAGACCATTAGATTTACTCACGAAAGAAGCATTTGAGAATGCAATCAGTGTCATCATGGCTGTTGGTGGCTCAACAAATTCAGTCCTTCATCTACTAGCCATAGCAAGGACTGCCGGAGTTGATTTAACTATCGATGACTTCGAGCGAATAAGACAAACTGTTCCTGTGATTTGCGACCTCAAACCCAGTGGAAAATATGTAACTGTAGATTTACATCAAGCTGGTGGGATTCCTCAAGTAATGAAATTACTCCTCGATGCAGGAATGCTCCATGGAGAATGCAAAACCATTGAAGGGAAAACAATTAAAGAAGTTCTTAGTGATATACCTTCGAAACCCAAAGAAAATCAAGATGTTATAAGACCAATATCAAGCCCCATTTATAAAAAAGGACATCTAGCTATTCTCAAAGGGAATTTAGCAAAAGAAGGAAGTGTCGCAAAAATCAGTGGTGTAAAGACACCAGTTTTAACGGGGCCTGCGAGGGTGTTTGAGAGTGAAGAAGAATGCTTAACCGCCATTCTTGATAATAAAGTCAAAGCAGGAGATGTAGTAGTCGTTCGATACGAAGGTCCTGTAGGGGGACCAGGGATGAGGGAAATGCTTTCTCCAACTTCAGCGATTGTGGGTCAAGGCTTGGGAGAGAAAGTTGCACTAATTACTGATGGCCGATTTAGTGGAGGATCATATGGATTAGTGGTTGGCCACGTTGCTCCAGAAGCAGCCGTCGGAGGAACAATTGGATTAGTAGAAGAAGGAGACAGTATTACCGTTGACGCTAATAAATTGTTAATTCAATTAAATGTCGAAGACGAAGAACTAGCTAAAAGAAAAAAGAAATGGAAGCAGCCAAAGCCTCGATATAAAACTGGCATTCTTGGGAAGTATTCCAGACTAGTAAGTTCATCAAGCCAAGGAGCCACAACGGATCAAATATAG
- a CDS encoding uracil phosphoribosyltransferase produces MTMSLRVIVPPHPLISHWLTILRNTTTPEILYATGLEQLGTWLTYEALRDWIPSKKEQITTSSGTTECSIIDPNIPILAIPYLPAGLELYRGARNLIPNSNLCIGGIPTEIEENAGIIFYIDQITTGENLLKDLNYLKDKKIDSRRIRVITALAANKGLKEIGENIQDLNIYCACIDPELISESELSPGIGDPSLRIKTRVTSSD; encoded by the coding sequence ATGACAATGAGCTTAAGAGTAATAGTCCCTCCACATCCACTCATATCACACTGGTTAACTATTTTAAGGAACACTACTACTCCAGAAATCCTCTATGCAACAGGCCTTGAACAACTTGGTACCTGGCTAACTTATGAAGCACTGAGAGATTGGATACCGAGTAAAAAAGAACAGATCACTACTTCATCAGGAACCACAGAATGCTCAATTATTGATCCAAATATACCTATTTTGGCAATTCCTTATTTACCAGCTGGTCTTGAGCTTTATAGAGGTGCAAGAAATTTAATCCCTAACTCAAATTTGTGTATCGGAGGTATACCAACAGAAATTGAAGAAAATGCAGGAATTATTTTTTATATAGATCAAATAACTACTGGTGAAAATCTTTTAAAAGATTTAAATTATTTAAAAGATAAAAAAATTGATTCTAGAAGAATAAGAGTAATTACAGCATTAGCAGCTAATAAAGGGCTAAAAGAAATAGGAGAAAATATTCAAGATTTGAATATTTATTGTGCTTGTATAGATCCTGAATTAATATCAGAAAGTGAACTATCACCTGGGATTGGTGATCCATCATTACGTATCAAAACCAGAGTCACCTCATCGGACTAG
- a CDS encoding pentapeptide repeat-containing protein produces MNKKTSFISQFKAIGLAVLIILTLIVPAQSVLAKRPPEIRNQEELNISSDMSSQDLSGNDFVKLDLKGINFSESNLTGAVFNNSKLNNADLHGAQLNDSLAYATDFEGADLRDVDFTGALLMESTFTNALIEGADFTDAVISRIQQKELCSMASGTNSKTEEDTSYSLGC; encoded by the coding sequence ATGAACAAAAAAACTTCTTTCATCTCTCAATTTAAAGCAATTGGTTTGGCAGTTTTAATTATCTTGACTTTGATAGTTCCTGCTCAAAGTGTATTAGCTAAGAGACCTCCTGAGATTCGCAATCAAGAGGAACTCAATATTTCCTCAGATATGTCTAGCCAGGATTTGAGTGGTAATGATTTTGTAAAATTAGATTTAAAGGGAATAAATTTCAGTGAATCTAACCTTACAGGAGCAGTTTTTAATAACAGCAAATTGAATAATGCTGATTTGCATGGTGCTCAACTAAATGATTCATTAGCATATGCTACTGATTTTGAAGGAGCTGATCTAAGGGACGTAGATTTTACTGGTGCATTGTTGATGGAAAGTACTTTCACTAATGCTCTTATTGAAGGAGCCGATTTTACAGATGCGGTAATTAGTCGGATACAGCAAAAAGAACTTTGTTCCATGGCTTCCGGAACAAATTCAAAGACAGAAGAAGATACTAGTTATAGTCTTGGTTGTTGA
- the cobW gene encoding cobalamin biosynthesis protein CobW has protein sequence MSDSRLPVTVVTGFLGSGKTTLLRHLLSEGHQRLAVVVNEFGTVGLDGDLLKNCGFCSDDEVGERIVELNNGCLCCTVQDDFLPAMEDLLLRSDQIDGIIIETSGLALPKPLIQALNWPAIRSKVFINGVVTLVDGYALSNGSPVGDLKSIKEQITNDNSIDHLTPINELFRDQLISADLVLISRFDLLSEKDFSVVKNEVIKQGNCITNILPISNGKIEPSVILGISHEKNDISPIDDDHDHDHDHDHDHDHDHDHDHDHDHVDVISEHLRLETPINQDVLRERLLSLVQEYQILRIKGRCWIEGKALPLQIQIVGSRFNSWFEIAHQGAWKPSKAGIDLVFLSLRRGAKEAFEASF, from the coding sequence ATGAGTGATTCACGTTTACCAGTTACTGTGGTTACTGGATTCTTAGGTTCTGGCAAAACAACACTTTTAAGACATCTTTTAAGTGAAGGACATCAACGTCTAGCTGTAGTTGTTAATGAATTTGGAACAGTAGGTTTAGATGGAGACCTTCTTAAAAATTGTGGATTTTGTTCTGATGATGAAGTAGGTGAGAGAATAGTTGAATTAAATAATGGATGCTTATGTTGCACTGTTCAAGATGACTTTCTTCCTGCTATGGAAGATTTGCTCCTTAGATCAGATCAAATTGATGGAATCATCATTGAAACTAGCGGTCTCGCTTTACCAAAGCCTTTAATTCAAGCTCTTAATTGGCCTGCAATAAGAAGTAAGGTTTTCATTAATGGAGTTGTTACTTTAGTCGATGGATATGCTCTCTCAAATGGAAGCCCAGTGGGGGACTTGAAAAGTATTAAAGAACAAATAACAAATGATAATAGTATTGATCATTTAACTCCAATAAATGAGCTTTTTAGAGACCAATTGATATCTGCTGATCTCGTTCTGATTAGTAGGTTTGATCTGCTTTCTGAAAAAGATTTTTCTGTAGTTAAGAATGAGGTTATAAAGCAAGGAAATTGCATCACTAATATTCTGCCCATATCTAATGGGAAAATTGAACCTTCAGTGATTCTCGGTATTTCTCATGAAAAAAATGATATTTCTCCTATAGATGATGACCATGACCATGACCATGACCATGACCATGACCATGACCATGACCATGACCATGACCATGACCATGACCATGTTGATGTAATTAGTGAGCATTTAAGATTGGAAACCCCTATTAATCAAGATGTTTTAAGAGAGAGGCTTTTGAGCCTTGTCCAGGAATATCAAATTCTTCGAATAAAAGGTAGATGCTGGATTGAAGGGAAAGCTTTGCCACTTCAGATTCAAATAGTTGGATCTCGATTTAATTCATGGTTTGAGATTGCGCATCAAGGTGCTTGGAAACCCTCTAAAGCTGGAATTGATTTAGTTTTTTTGAGTTTGAGACGCGGAGCAAAAGAGGCTTTTGAAGCTTCTTTTTAA
- the purS gene encoding phosphoribosylformylglycinamidine synthase subunit PurS: protein MSLFQARVFVHLRPSVLDPAGEATRSATKRLGIDGVTQLRIGKSIELEIEAKNKDDARSKIELMSDRLLANPVIEDWTLEFKNEQKALKN, encoded by the coding sequence GTGTCTTTATTTCAAGCAAGAGTTTTTGTTCATTTAAGACCTTCTGTTTTGGATCCAGCTGGAGAAGCTACTAGGTCAGCCACCAAGAGATTGGGAATAGATGGAGTTACTCAGCTAAGAATTGGTAAATCTATTGAACTTGAGATCGAAGCAAAGAATAAGGATGATGCTCGATCCAAGATTGAGTTGATGAGTGATCGATTGCTTGCTAACCCCGTAATTGAGGATTGGACTTTGGAATTTAAGAACGAACAGAAAGCTCTTAAAAACTAA
- the purQ gene encoding phosphoribosylformylglycinamidine synthase subunit PurQ — translation MKIGIIVFPGSNCDRDVRWATEGCLGVTTSFLWHEATDLNGYDAIVIPGGFSYGDYLRCGAIARFAPVLNSLISFVNKGGKVLGICNGFQILTELGLLQGALTRNKNLHFICDKANLSIESTKSSWMKNYKKYDAISLPIAHGEGRFQCSSDVLKKLQDEDSVALRYKDNPNGSINDIAGITNKNGNVLGMMPHPERACDDALGNIDGKSILSTLLS, via the coding sequence ATGAAAATTGGAATTATTGTTTTTCCTGGATCGAATTGTGACAGGGATGTCAGGTGGGCTACTGAAGGATGTCTTGGAGTTACTACAAGTTTTCTTTGGCATGAAGCTACTGATTTAAATGGATATGATGCGATTGTTATACCAGGAGGTTTTAGTTATGGAGATTATTTACGTTGTGGAGCAATAGCAAGGTTTGCACCTGTTTTAAATTCTTTAATCTCTTTTGTTAATAAAGGTGGAAAAGTTCTTGGTATTTGTAATGGGTTTCAAATACTTACTGAACTAGGTCTCTTGCAAGGAGCTTTGACGAGAAATAAGAACCTTCATTTTATTTGTGATAAAGCAAATTTGTCTATTGAAAGCACAAAATCTTCTTGGATGAAAAACTATAAAAAATATGATGCTATTTCACTACCTATTGCTCATGGAGAGGGGAGATTTCAATGTAGTTCTGACGTCTTGAAAAAGCTGCAGGATGAAGACTCTGTCGCTCTTAGATACAAAGATAATCCAAATGGATCAATCAATGATATTGCTGGGATCACCAATAAAAATGGAAATGTTTTGGGTATGATGCCACATCCTGAAAGAGCTTGTGATGATGCTTTGGGAAATATTGATGGTAAATCAATTCTTAGTACTCTTCTTTCTTGA
- a CDS encoding class I fructose-bisphosphate aldolase: MALSYYAEELKKTASAIAQPGKGILAVDESTKTVGKRLASIGVENTEDNRKAYRGMLFTTEGLGNFISGAILFEETLFQNHPDGEPMVKKLEKLGIIPGIKVDKGLRPLAGGHDVETFCSGLDGLVERAADYYEQGARFAKWRAVLQITDDGCPSKLSIRENAWGLARYARSVQESGLVPIIEPEILMDGSHSIEKTAAVQEEVIKEVYLACQVNGVLLEGTLLKPSMTVQGADSSTKADPQQVAEMTIRTMERCVPASVPGITFLSGGLSEEAASVYLNLMNKIDRKAKWNVSFSYGRALQHSCLKAWKGSNTADGQKALIARAQANSEASKGLYVAGSQPSSDEQLFVAGYKY, from the coding sequence ATGGCACTCTCGTACTACGCAGAAGAACTTAAGAAGACAGCAAGTGCCATAGCCCAGCCAGGCAAAGGGATTCTTGCTGTTGATGAATCAACGAAAACAGTAGGTAAAAGACTTGCATCAATAGGTGTTGAGAACACTGAGGACAACAGAAAAGCTTATAGAGGTATGCTTTTCACCACAGAAGGTCTTGGAAACTTCATAAGTGGAGCAATTCTTTTTGAAGAAACGCTTTTCCAGAACCACCCAGATGGTGAGCCAATGGTTAAAAAGCTTGAGAAGCTAGGAATTATTCCAGGAATCAAGGTTGATAAAGGTCTAAGACCATTAGCTGGTGGACATGATGTAGAAACTTTTTGTTCAGGTTTAGATGGCCTTGTTGAAAGAGCTGCTGATTACTACGAGCAAGGTGCAAGATTTGCTAAGTGGAGAGCAGTGCTTCAAATAACAGATGATGGTTGCCCTTCTAAACTTTCTATAAGAGAAAATGCTTGGGGTTTAGCTAGATACGCCAGATCAGTTCAAGAATCTGGCTTGGTTCCAATTATTGAACCAGAAATCCTAATGGATGGTTCGCATTCAATTGAAAAGACAGCAGCAGTACAAGAAGAAGTCATTAAAGAAGTTTATCTAGCTTGCCAGGTAAACGGCGTACTTCTAGAAGGAACTCTTCTAAAGCCATCCATGACAGTACAAGGTGCTGACAGCTCAACAAAAGCTGATCCTCAGCAAGTTGCTGAAATGACAATCCGTACAATGGAACGCTGTGTACCAGCAAGTGTTCCTGGTATTACTTTCCTTTCAGGTGGATTGAGCGAAGAAGCAGCATCAGTTTATTTAAATCTGATGAATAAGATTGACCGAAAGGCTAAGTGGAATGTTTCATTCTCATATGGTCGTGCTCTACAACATTCATGTCTAAAAGCATGGAAAGGCTCAAACACTGCTGATGGACAAAAGGCATTGATAGCAAGAGCTCAAGCGAACTCTGAGGCATCAAAAGGATTATATGTTGCAGGTTCTCAGCCTTCATCTGATGAACAATTATTTGTAGCTGGATACAAGTACTAA
- a CDS encoding Gfo/Idh/MocA family protein, translating into MINKYKRIRIAIAGLGFGESVHIPASLSNENIELVGLWHPRQDRLEEACKKHNLCAYETWNGLVNDPKIEGIIIATPPAPRFELAIQAIQAGKHLLLEKPTCLNAYEVMELQRNALKKNLQIAVDYEYRAVPLFMQAKRIIDEKKLEEPYFLKLDWLMSSRANPDRPWNWYSDENSGGGVLGALGTHAFDMIHWLIGPTYSLSSINSTSIKERFCPLSKTTKRVTSEDVSISQLQIKSIHNNLIPCQINLSAVTKQSKGFNLEIYGKNGTLILSSDNQKDYVHGFGLWFSHKGEVLKNIQPDSDLAFSKIWTDGRIAPVARIQNWWAQSIKDGTPVIPGLVEGLASQKVCDKVKESNLNGIKIEID; encoded by the coding sequence ATGATTAATAAGTACAAACGGATACGAATAGCAATTGCAGGATTAGGTTTCGGGGAAAGTGTTCACATTCCTGCATCATTATCTAATGAGAATATTGAGCTCGTAGGTTTGTGGCATCCTAGGCAAGATAGGCTTGAGGAAGCCTGCAAAAAGCATAATCTTTGTGCTTATGAAACCTGGAATGGTCTAGTAAATGATCCCAAAATTGAAGGAATAATTATAGCTACCCCACCAGCTCCGAGATTCGAGCTAGCAATACAAGCCATTCAAGCAGGCAAACATCTTTTATTGGAGAAACCAACTTGCTTAAATGCTTATGAGGTAATGGAGCTTCAAAGAAACGCTCTCAAAAAAAATTTACAAATAGCGGTCGATTACGAATATCGAGCTGTTCCCTTATTCATGCAAGCAAAGCGAATAATTGATGAAAAAAAACTTGAAGAACCATATTTTCTCAAACTTGATTGGCTAATGAGTAGCAGAGCTAATCCCGATAGGCCATGGAATTGGTATTCAGATGAGAACTCTGGTGGAGGTGTTTTAGGAGCATTAGGGACGCACGCTTTTGACATGATCCATTGGCTCATTGGACCTACTTATTCTCTAAGCTCAATAAATTCAACTTCAATCAAAGAAAGATTTTGCCCACTATCAAAAACAACTAAAAGAGTAACAAGTGAAGATGTAAGTATTTCTCAACTACAAATAAAAAGTATCCACAACAACTTAATTCCATGCCAAATAAATCTTTCTGCTGTTACGAAACAAAGCAAAGGATTTAATCTTGAAATTTATGGCAAAAATGGAACATTAATTCTAAGTAGCGATAATCAAAAGGATTATGTCCACGGATTCGGGCTATGGTTCTCTCATAAAGGTGAAGTTCTTAAAAATATTCAACCAGATTCAGACCTAGCTTTCTCAAAGATTTGGACAGATGGACGAATAGCCCCAGTAGCAAGAATCCAAAATTGGTGGGCTCAAAGCATAAAAGATGGAACTCCTGTCATCCCTGGATTAGTGGAGGGATTAGCCAGCCAAAAGGTTTGCGATAAAGTAAAAGAATCAAATTTAAATGGAATAAAGATTGAAATTGATTAA
- the accD gene encoding acetyl-CoA carboxylase, carboxyltransferase subunit beta — protein sequence MSLFDWFADRRKGQFVGKVTQESEESDGLWEKCPECGQVVYRKDLIDNCSVCSNCGHHNRIDSNERIRLITDPNTFKSINNHLTPVDPLGFKDRRAYADRLRESQASTGLKDGVITGTCEVESIPMALAVMDFRFMGGSMGSVVGEKITRLIEYSTEAKLPLLIVCASGGARMQEGMLSLMQMAKISGALERHRDAELLYMPLLTHPTTGGVTASFAMLGDLILAEPKALIGFAGRRVIEQTLREKLPDNFQTAEYLQDHGFVDTIVPRTQLKETLAKLLRLHKSQDIKVKSNA from the coding sequence GTGTCATTATTCGACTGGTTTGCTGATAGAAGGAAAGGCCAATTTGTTGGCAAAGTCACTCAGGAATCTGAAGAAAGTGATGGCCTTTGGGAAAAATGTCCAGAATGTGGACAAGTCGTTTATAGAAAAGACTTAATAGATAACTGTAGTGTTTGTAGTAACTGTGGGCACCACAATCGGATAGATAGCAACGAAAGAATAAGACTAATTACTGACCCAAATACATTTAAATCAATAAATAATCATTTAACTCCAGTTGATCCCCTTGGCTTTAAAGACAGAAGAGCCTACGCAGACAGGCTGAGGGAAAGTCAAGCAAGTACTGGACTTAAAGATGGAGTAATAACAGGTACATGCGAGGTGGAATCTATTCCAATGGCATTAGCCGTAATGGATTTTAGGTTCATGGGTGGCTCAATGGGATCTGTCGTAGGAGAAAAGATTACAAGGCTTATTGAATACTCAACAGAAGCAAAATTACCATTGTTAATTGTCTGTGCATCTGGTGGTGCGCGAATGCAAGAAGGGATGTTAAGCCTGATGCAAATGGCAAAGATATCTGGTGCACTAGAACGTCACAGAGATGCTGAATTACTTTATATGCCTTTACTTACCCACCCCACTACTGGAGGCGTAACAGCTAGTTTTGCCATGCTTGGTGATTTAATTCTTGCAGAACCTAAAGCACTAATTGGATTTGCAGGAAGAAGAGTAATTGAGCAAACACTGAGAGAAAAATTACCTGATAATTTCCAAACAGCAGAATATCTTCAAGATCACGGTTTTGTAGATACTATTGTACCGAGAACGCAGCTTAAAGAAACTTTGGCAAAACTATTACGACTTCACAAATCACAAGATATAAAGGTAAAATCTAATGCTTAA
- a CDS encoding phosphoribulokinase: MSKLHPVVAVTGSSGAGTSTVKRAFEHIFARENIVPAVVEGDSYHRFERMPMKKAMSEALSRGENFSHFGPEANLFDKLEELFSQYGKTGGGQKRYYLHSTEEAEEHNTRLGTKLDPGQFTPWEEIPTGTDLLFYEGLHGGVVGKDYDVASFADLLVGVVPITNLEWIQKIHRDNAERGYSAETIVDTILRRMPDYINHICPQFSRTDINFQRVPTIDTSNPFICRNIPTPDESFVIIHFRKGSREKWGIDFQYLLGMIHDSFMSSPTSIVVNGGKMGFAMELILTPIIHKMIEEKKAAG, translated from the coding sequence ATGTCAAAGCTTCACCCAGTAGTAGCTGTAACAGGTTCATCCGGAGCAGGAACTAGCACCGTTAAAAGAGCATTCGAGCATATATTTGCTCGTGAAAATATTGTCCCAGCAGTAGTTGAAGGTGATAGTTACCACCGATTTGAGAGAATGCCCATGAAGAAGGCGATGTCCGAAGCACTCTCAAGAGGTGAGAACTTTTCTCATTTTGGACCAGAAGCAAATTTATTCGATAAATTAGAAGAGTTATTTAGTCAATATGGAAAAACGGGCGGAGGTCAGAAAAGATACTATTTACATAGCACTGAAGAAGCAGAGGAACACAATACTCGACTAGGAACAAAATTAGATCCAGGTCAATTTACTCCGTGGGAAGAGATACCAACAGGAACAGACCTTTTATTTTATGAGGGACTTCACGGTGGAGTAGTAGGAAAAGATTATGATGTTGCTTCTTTTGCTGATTTACTTGTTGGTGTAGTACCAATTACCAATCTTGAATGGATACAAAAAATACATCGAGACAACGCAGAGAGAGGATATTCAGCAGAAACAATCGTAGATACAATTTTAAGAAGAATGCCTGATTACATTAATCACATATGTCCCCAATTCAGCCGAACAGATATTAATTTCCAGAGAGTACCAACAATTGACACCTCAAACCCATTTATTTGCAGAAATATTCCAACGCCTGATGAAAGTTTTGTGATTATTCATTTTAGAAAAGGTTCAAGAGAAAAATGGGGTATAGATTTCCAGTATTTATTAGGAATGATCCATGATTCATTCATGTCAAGTCCTACAAGTATTGTTGTAAATGGAGGGAAGATGGGATTTGCTATGGAACTAATCCTAACACCAATTATTCATAAGATGATAGAGGAGAAAAAAGCGGCAGGCTAA